One Luteolibacter rhizosphaerae DNA segment encodes these proteins:
- a CDS encoding S46 family peptidase, producing the protein MRKRHLVTALLTLPTLVLADEGMWLFTKPPVEKVKAAYGFEITPAWLEHLQKSAVRFGTGGSGSFVSPNGLILTNHHVGSGMIEKLSTQERDLRALGFYAATLEEELRCPDLELNVLMSIEDVTARVRAAVKDDMSADEAKLARTAVIGQIEKESLDATGFRSDVVKLYQGGAYHLYRYQRYTDVRLVFAPDEQAAAFGRDPDNFEFPRFCLDMCFFRAYEDGQPVKSEHFLKWNAQGAEEGELVFVAGHPGRTNRLATHAELEDMRDHGMSGKLEQIYRSEALLEAWASRDRENRRRATGAITGIRNGRKAVLAGLDGLLDPEFMAAKLESEQKLRDAFRAKPEWQGADEAFQEISAALKSGEPRELRARMLEGGEAFATGFFGIARTLVRAADEYPKENSRRLREFQEAGRISLELDLFSNEPIYRDMETLKLANSLMVLCAKLGANNDLVEKIMAGKAPQERAAELIAGTKLDDVSVRKSLYEGGKAAIDASSDPMILLAKLVDGPARVERDHLEEEAEILLQAHEKIATARFAIEGDSTYPDATFSLRLAYGVVKGYQESGANVPWATTLGGLFERSELQGNVEPFDLPQPWKAAQDKINRKAEFNFICTADITGGNSGSPVVNKAGELVGLIFDSNAPGLKLGYGYKEGNGRAVSVHSAGMLEALDTIYGAKRVLEELEK; encoded by the coding sequence GCATGTGGCTCTTCACCAAGCCTCCGGTGGAGAAAGTGAAAGCGGCCTACGGCTTCGAGATCACCCCGGCTTGGCTGGAGCATTTGCAGAAGTCCGCCGTCCGCTTCGGCACCGGCGGTTCCGGTTCCTTCGTCTCGCCGAACGGGCTGATCCTCACCAATCACCATGTCGGCTCCGGCATGATCGAGAAGCTCAGCACTCAGGAGAGGGATCTCCGCGCCCTCGGATTCTACGCCGCCACGCTGGAAGAGGAACTCCGCTGCCCGGATCTCGAGCTGAACGTCCTCATGAGCATCGAGGATGTCACCGCCCGCGTGCGTGCAGCGGTGAAGGACGACATGAGCGCGGATGAGGCGAAACTCGCCCGCACCGCCGTGATCGGCCAGATCGAGAAGGAATCCCTGGATGCCACCGGCTTCCGCAGCGATGTGGTGAAGCTCTACCAAGGCGGTGCCTATCACCTCTACCGCTACCAACGCTACACGGACGTCCGCCTCGTCTTCGCTCCGGACGAGCAGGCTGCCGCCTTCGGCCGGGATCCCGACAACTTCGAGTTCCCCCGCTTCTGCCTCGATATGTGCTTCTTCCGCGCCTACGAGGATGGCCAGCCCGTGAAGAGCGAGCACTTCCTGAAGTGGAATGCCCAAGGCGCGGAGGAGGGCGAACTCGTATTCGTGGCAGGCCACCCCGGTCGTACCAACCGCCTCGCCACCCACGCCGAACTGGAAGACATGCGCGACCACGGCATGTCCGGCAAGCTGGAGCAGATCTATCGCTCGGAAGCTCTGCTCGAAGCATGGGCCAGCCGCGATCGTGAGAACCGCCGCCGCGCGACGGGAGCGATCACCGGCATCCGCAACGGCCGCAAGGCCGTCCTCGCCGGGCTCGATGGCCTGCTCGATCCCGAGTTCATGGCCGCCAAGCTCGAGTCCGAGCAAAAGCTCCGGGATGCCTTCCGCGCCAAGCCCGAGTGGCAGGGGGCGGACGAGGCCTTCCAAGAGATCTCCGCCGCGCTCAAGTCCGGCGAGCCCCGCGAACTCCGCGCCCGCATGCTGGAAGGCGGCGAAGCCTTCGCGACCGGCTTTTTCGGCATCGCCCGCACGCTTGTTAGGGCCGCGGATGAATACCCGAAGGAGAACTCCCGCCGCCTGCGCGAGTTCCAAGAGGCAGGCCGCATCTCGCTTGAGCTCGACCTCTTCTCCAACGAGCCGATCTACCGGGACATGGAGACGCTGAAGCTTGCGAACTCCCTCATGGTGCTCTGCGCCAAGCTCGGGGCGAACAACGACCTGGTGGAGAAGATCATGGCTGGCAAGGCGCCGCAGGAGCGTGCCGCGGAACTCATCGCAGGCACCAAGCTGGACGATGTCTCCGTGCGCAAATCCCTCTACGAGGGCGGCAAGGCGGCGATTGACGCCTCTTCCGATCCCATGATCTTGCTGGCCAAGCTTGTCGATGGTCCTGCCAGGGTAGAGCGCGATCACCTGGAGGAAGAAGCCGAGATCCTGCTCCAGGCCCACGAGAAGATCGCCACCGCCCGCTTCGCCATCGAGGGGGATTCCACTTATCCCGATGCTACCTTCAGCCTGCGCCTCGCCTATGGCGTGGTGAAGGGCTATCAGGAGAGCGGAGCGAATGTGCCATGGGCTACCACTTTGGGCGGGCTCTTCGAGCGCTCGGAATTGCAGGGCAATGTCGAACCCTTCGATCTCCCGCAGCCGTGGAAGGCGGCGCAAGACAAGATCAACCGCAAGGCGGAGTTTAACTTCATCTGCACCGCGGACATCACCGGTGGCAACTCCGGCAGCCCGGTGGTCAACAAGGCCGGTGAACTTGTCGGCCTGATCTTCGATAGCAATGCTCCCGGCCTGAAGCTCGGTTACGGCTACAAGGAAGGGAACGGTCGCGCCGTTTCCGTTCACTCCGCCGGCATGCTGGAAGCGCTCGATACCATCTACGGGGCGAAGCGCGTGCTGGAAGAACTCGAGAAGTAG
- a CDS encoding tRNA (cytidine(34)-2'-O)-methyltransferase encodes MLHIVLVAPEIPHNAGAAGRLALATGSRLHLVKPLGFSLDDKHVKRTGLDYWKDVDLHVWESFEELKAAADPAARYWYLSTKTTRAHWDADFKDGDYLVFGCETRGLPESVVQAAGDHGLRIPMVDGGTRSLNLSTAVAITLYEAVRQRSVVSN; translated from the coding sequence ATGCTCCACATCGTCCTCGTCGCTCCCGAGATCCCGCACAATGCCGGTGCGGCGGGCCGTCTCGCGCTCGCCACCGGCTCGCGCCTGCATCTGGTCAAGCCGCTCGGCTTCTCCTTGGATGACAAGCATGTGAAGCGCACCGGGCTGGATTACTGGAAGGACGTGGACCTCCATGTCTGGGAATCCTTCGAGGAGCTGAAGGCCGCCGCCGATCCTGCCGCAAGGTACTGGTACCTTAGTACTAAAACCACGCGCGCCCATTGGGATGCCGATTTCAAGGATGGCGACTACCTGGTCTTCGGCTGCGAGACCCGCGGCTTGCCGGAGTCGGTGGTGCAGGCCGCCGGGGATCACGGCCTGCGCATCCCCATGGTGGATGGCGGCACCCGCAGTCTGAACCTCTCGACCGCCGTTGCGATCACGCTTTACGAAGCCGTCCGCCAGCGTTCCGTCGTATCTAACTGA
- a CDS encoding Ig-like domain-containing protein — translation MNRTRLFSRAAALLALAASFLSPAVADQLPFTANQVAQLAYNQGFRGGSLMTAVAVASAESSFDPDAVCNNLHEIDAANNPLFYPNGKPRIAIIATYDGTMLPLNQIYNLSSGGRGRVIGHCRGLWQVNSLQHPTIRDSDTFTPSIAVRRAWGISRGGRFWGKWTSVVTGTAWEPTRLSAARAAARAIDPTVLQQNAPVGTRVRAWTTGGGVRATPGGTFHRGIRLGDTGTILAGPVIASITQGPLTSQHLWYQVQWDHGTTGWCVEEYLTQTTLPVQNASPAYNPIPADGQVRMPVAGVTLDWAIGGNTKELRLRFGTDPALTAANTLKLNGGLPTQWPTGPLETYRNYYWRVDSVSNNGSVVQGPTWTFRTVPPVAQPVTLSNITVTPRPAGRGQTITISGTASSPGQQAVLLGASVGSYSDPARDVAFTVPGGNVPTQFSRSFVLPADIPFGTYAVTVGAWQDLDGSGTIEAGDVRITEASAANGAVVADVTLPSLTNLSASSPTNLPNQLVQLSATASDSGGSGLVGVYFYRAVSETTPSLGSWQVVAYRPATGNGPITLTAQDNPTVEGRYWYEMEAIDGAGNRRRVSAGTFRIQIPDLAPPVAKWLNPENGATVGGGGISVTGQATDDRTVASVYYRINGGAWTQVFQNFNNWSVFVNLEPGSNLIEMRAFDQAGKVSLIEPLYLYNPGGSFDSTIFDDLINFDGDQVNQRWQLESQGPSFDNGIVSGRLQSNSGNSALIRSNKTVPANTRAVEMRFAAEGEAGIYWRDNAFRNWRIVFQQNQNRLEIGHETSLQYLAVPAGGGGPLAKVRSLWRDGGIEIEVSRQGSTLAHTISFPQLRLANLSGQMEARTQSNFNSSVMDDIQLRALRPWDLFAIDSHSLKAGQSSKVRWPSFAGRSYTVETSATLNNPLWSSAGQVFSNGTVTEHTFTLPSGSKRFVRVRELP, via the coding sequence ATGAACCGCACCCGGCTCTTCTCCCGTGCCGCGGCACTCCTGGCCCTGGCAGCCTCCTTCCTCTCCCCGGCTGTCGCGGACCAGTTGCCCTTCACCGCAAATCAAGTCGCCCAGCTGGCCTACAACCAAGGCTTCCGCGGTGGCTCGCTGATGACCGCGGTCGCAGTGGCCTCCGCCGAGTCATCCTTCGATCCGGATGCGGTCTGCAATAACCTGCATGAGATCGATGCGGCGAACAACCCGCTCTTCTATCCGAACGGCAAGCCGCGCATCGCGATCATCGCCACCTACGACGGCACCATGCTGCCGCTCAATCAGATCTATAACTTGAGCTCGGGCGGCCGGGGCAGGGTGATCGGTCATTGCCGCGGGCTATGGCAGGTCAATAGCCTGCAGCATCCGACCATCAGGGATTCGGACACCTTCACGCCCTCCATCGCAGTGCGGCGTGCATGGGGGATCTCGCGCGGCGGACGCTTCTGGGGCAAATGGACCAGCGTGGTGACCGGCACCGCATGGGAGCCGACCCGTCTTTCCGCCGCGCGTGCAGCGGCTCGTGCCATCGACCCCACCGTGCTGCAGCAGAATGCGCCGGTCGGCACGCGCGTGCGCGCATGGACCACCGGCGGCGGGGTGCGCGCCACGCCGGGCGGGACCTTCCACCGCGGGATCCGCCTCGGCGATACTGGCACCATCCTTGCCGGGCCGGTGATCGCGTCCATCACGCAGGGACCTCTGACTAGCCAGCACCTGTGGTATCAGGTCCAGTGGGACCACGGCACCACCGGCTGGTGCGTGGAGGAGTATCTCACCCAGACCACGCTCCCGGTTCAGAATGCCTCCCCAGCCTACAATCCGATTCCTGCGGATGGCCAGGTGCGCATGCCGGTGGCGGGAGTCACCCTCGACTGGGCTATCGGAGGAAACACGAAGGAGCTGCGGCTGCGCTTCGGCACCGATCCGGCGCTGACCGCGGCGAATACCCTGAAGCTGAACGGCGGCCTGCCAACCCAGTGGCCCACCGGCCCCCTCGAGACGTATCGGAACTACTACTGGCGGGTCGATTCGGTGAGCAACAATGGCAGCGTGGTCCAAGGACCGACTTGGACCTTCCGCACGGTGCCGCCGGTGGCGCAGCCGGTCACGCTCTCTAACATCACGGTGACACCGCGCCCGGCAGGCCGCGGGCAGACGATCACCATCAGCGGCACGGCCTCATCGCCGGGCCAGCAAGCGGTGCTGCTCGGGGCTAGCGTGGGCAGCTACAGCGATCCCGCGCGCGACGTGGCCTTCACCGTGCCCGGCGGGAATGTGCCCACGCAGTTCTCGCGCAGCTTCGTATTGCCCGCGGACATCCCCTTCGGCACTTACGCCGTCACCGTCGGTGCCTGGCAGGATCTCGATGGCAGCGGCACGATCGAAGCGGGTGACGTTCGGATCACCGAAGCCTCCGCCGCGAACGGTGCCGTGGTCGCCGATGTCACCTTGCCCAGCTTGACGAACCTTTCCGCGAGCTCGCCTACCAACCTGCCCAATCAGCTGGTGCAGCTCTCCGCCACCGCGAGCGATAGCGGTGGCAGCGGACTGGTAGGCGTCTACTTCTATCGCGCCGTCAGTGAGACCACGCCCTCGCTCGGGAGCTGGCAGGTGGTGGCCTACCGCCCGGCGACTGGGAATGGCCCCATCACCCTGACCGCCCAGGACAACCCCACGGTGGAGGGCCGCTATTGGTACGAGATGGAAGCGATCGATGGTGCGGGCAATCGTCGCCGGGTCTCCGCTGGCACCTTTCGCATCCAGATCCCGGACCTCGCGCCGCCGGTAGCGAAATGGCTGAACCCGGAGAACGGGGCGACAGTTGGTGGCGGCGGTATCAGCGTGACCGGTCAGGCGACGGATGACCGCACGGTGGCGAGCGTCTACTACCGGATCAATGGCGGCGCGTGGACGCAGGTCTTCCAGAACTTCAACAACTGGTCGGTCTTCGTGAATCTGGAACCCGGGTCGAACCTGATCGAGATGCGGGCCTTCGACCAAGCAGGCAAGGTCTCCCTCATCGAGCCGCTCTATCTCTACAATCCAGGCGGTAGCTTCGATTCCACCATTTTCGATGATCTTATCAACTTCGACGGCGATCAGGTCAACCAACGCTGGCAGCTCGAATCGCAAGGTCCTTCGTTCGACAATGGGATCGTGAGCGGCCGCCTGCAATCGAACTCCGGGAACTCCGCGCTGATCCGTTCGAACAAGACCGTGCCTGCCAATACCCGCGCGGTGGAGATGCGTTTCGCGGCGGAAGGCGAGGCGGGGATCTATTGGCGGGACAATGCCTTCCGGAACTGGCGCATCGTATTCCAGCAGAACCAGAACCGTCTGGAGATCGGTCACGAGACTTCGCTGCAATACCTCGCCGTGCCCGCCGGTGGTGGCGGACCGCTCGCGAAGGTCCGGAGCCTCTGGCGGGATGGCGGGATCGAGATCGAAGTCTCCCGTCAGGGCAGCACCCTGGCCCATACCATTTCTTTCCCGCAGTTGCGGCTTGCGAATCTCTCCGGCCAGATGGAGGCCCGGACACAGAGCAACTTCAACAGCTCGGTGATGGATGACATCCAACTGCGGGCCTTGCGGCCTTGGGATCTCTTCGCGATCGACTCGCACAGCTTGAAGGCGGGACAGAGTTCCAAGGTGCGCTGGCCTTCCTTCGCCGGTCGCAGCTATACGGTGGAGACCTCGGCCACGCTGAATAATCCCTTGTGGAGCAGCGCTGGCCAAGTGTTCTCGAACGGCACGGTCACGGAGCATACGTTCACGCTGCCGAGCGGATCGAAGCGTTTCGTGCGGGTGCGGGAGCTACCTTGA
- a CDS encoding TonB-dependent receptor encodes MKTELLAVFGIGTMAAAAQDGLPDITVLAERRSDGVVDIPGWTLAEWNQVQLSEEAPRTLDELLAKEPSFSLYRRQTSLFGNPTSAGVSLRNTGATAASRTLVLLDGIPQNDPFGGWVYWARHDPSTLDSVRIVPSAHSVVWGNQSPAGVVQLTSHSPFEERHLLRVGGGSQGTVSAASTHTLVADDGSLGVTFSAFGLHSDGFFAVPSWQRGTLDRRLDIDTVGADLKLAWKAAPGLVVEPMFSFYEEDRGNGTPLAGNSTEAMDFALRVTSEEAGGLSWQALAYHQRRRFESMFTSVNATRSAENPSLDQFHVPGNGSGGAFTLIWEPEGPWSLNAGADFRQIDGATNEKASFIGGRFTRLRHAGGEQGQAGLFLAAGYETDAKTRIDASLRGDAWWLDNGKRLETSLVTGLPLRTDLQPDRDGLEPSFSLALSHPFTPCLQAGLSAGTSFRLPNLNELHRPFRVRNDITEANPNLDPERFYSVEGTLDWQALDSLSFDLAVFHHWIRDAIANVPITDPAQIAAIFGTIPAGGSGQQRQNVDEARVLGLEAGVEWRPREAFSIGLDGIWSDTEFSESSKQPLLADKPFPQAPDLRLIASADWQAWERLTLSAGYEYGSHQFDDALAARRIPSYTSARVGATWKAREDLLLHARVDNLFDEEIATGLSTDGIRTIAGPRSFWVGAEWGF; translated from the coding sequence TTGAAGACGGAACTTCTCGCGGTTTTTGGGATCGGCACGATGGCGGCAGCGGCACAGGACGGCTTGCCCGACATCACGGTGCTCGCCGAGCGCCGTAGCGATGGCGTGGTCGATATCCCCGGCTGGACCTTGGCGGAGTGGAACCAGGTGCAACTCTCGGAGGAAGCTCCCCGCACCTTGGATGAGCTGCTGGCCAAGGAGCCTTCCTTCTCCCTCTACCGCCGCCAGACCTCGCTCTTCGGCAATCCCACCTCCGCCGGTGTCAGCCTGCGGAATACCGGGGCCACCGCCGCCTCGCGCACCTTGGTTCTGTTAGATGGTATCCCGCAGAATGATCCTTTCGGTGGCTGGGTCTATTGGGCGCGTCATGATCCCTCGACCCTGGATTCGGTCCGCATCGTCCCCTCGGCGCATTCCGTGGTGTGGGGGAATCAGAGTCCCGCGGGCGTGGTCCAGCTTACCAGCCATTCACCCTTCGAGGAGCGGCACCTGCTGCGCGTCGGTGGTGGCAGCCAGGGCACCGTCTCCGCAGCCAGCACCCACACCCTGGTCGCGGATGATGGCTCGCTCGGTGTCACCTTCTCGGCCTTCGGTCTCCATTCGGACGGCTTCTTCGCCGTCCCCTCCTGGCAGCGCGGCACGCTCGACCGCAGGCTGGATATCGACACCGTCGGTGCCGACCTGAAGCTCGCGTGGAAGGCTGCCCCCGGGCTCGTGGTCGAGCCGATGTTTTCCTTCTACGAGGAAGATCGTGGCAATGGCACCCCTCTCGCGGGAAACTCGACCGAGGCCATGGACTTTGCCCTGCGAGTGACCTCGGAGGAAGCAGGCGGCCTTTCCTGGCAGGCTCTCGCCTATCATCAGCGCCGCCGCTTCGAGTCGATGTTCACCTCGGTGAATGCCACCCGCAGCGCGGAGAATCCCTCGCTCGATCAGTTCCACGTTCCGGGGAATGGCAGCGGCGGTGCCTTCACCCTGATATGGGAACCCGAAGGCCCATGGTCGCTGAATGCCGGAGCCGACTTCCGCCAGATCGATGGTGCCACCAACGAGAAGGCCAGCTTCATCGGCGGCCGCTTCACGCGCTTGCGCCATGCGGGCGGCGAGCAAGGTCAAGCCGGGCTCTTCCTCGCCGCCGGATACGAGACGGACGCGAAGACCCGCATCGATGCCAGCCTGCGCGGCGATGCCTGGTGGCTCGACAATGGCAAGCGGCTCGAGACCTCTCTGGTCACCGGGCTGCCGCTACGCACCGATCTCCAGCCGGATCGCGACGGGCTCGAGCCTTCCTTCTCCCTCGCGCTGAGCCACCCCTTCACGCCCTGCTTGCAGGCCGGACTTTCCGCAGGCACCAGCTTCCGCCTGCCGAATCTCAATGAACTGCATCGCCCCTTCCGGGTGCGGAACGACATCACCGAAGCGAACCCGAACCTCGATCCCGAGCGTTTCTACAGCGTCGAGGGCACCCTCGATTGGCAGGCCTTGGATTCGCTGAGCTTCGATCTCGCGGTCTTCCATCACTGGATCCGCGACGCCATCGCGAACGTGCCGATTACGGATCCCGCTCAGATCGCCGCGATCTTCGGCACCATCCCTGCGGGCGGCTCCGGCCAGCAGCGCCAGAATGTCGATGAGGCGCGGGTGCTCGGCCTCGAGGCGGGTGTCGAGTGGCGGCCGCGCGAAGCGTTTTCCATCGGGCTCGACGGGATCTGGAGCGATACCGAGTTCAGCGAGTCCTCCAAGCAACCCTTGCTGGCGGACAAGCCCTTCCCGCAGGCCCCCGATCTGCGCCTGATCGCCTCCGCGGATTGGCAGGCCTGGGAGCGCCTGACGCTCTCCGCGGGCTACGAGTACGGCTCGCATCAGTTCGACGATGCCCTCGCCGCCCGCCGCATCCCCAGCTACACCAGCGCCCGCGTTGGCGCGACTTGGAAGGCCCGGGAGGACCTGCTTCTCCATGCCCGCGTGGACAATCTCTTCGACGAGGAGATTGCCACGGGCCTCAGCACCGATGGCATCCGGACCATCGCCGGCCCGCGCTCTTTCTGGGTCGGGGCGGAGTGGGGCTTCTAG
- a CDS encoding PQQ-dependent sugar dehydrogenase, translated as MKRFLLLPLLLPALSAQDKPDFSKMKADQIFDQLCSSCHGKDLSAGVGGSLVDGEWKHGSSDDELMKSIKEGNAQLGMTPFKTVLDDRQIRSLVIFIREKEKQAKERGVEFPKPEPGKVTKTQHEDYKIEMVVEDGLKNPWAIAFLPDGRKLVTEKAGRLRIIEADGKLNPEPVKGIPTIIDHGQGGLMEVATHPDYEKNGWIYLGFADGKREGREVKTITAYVRGKLKDGQWSDQEWIWKADPKFYGGAGVHFGTRIVFDKGYIYFPVGERGGWHDAQDVENAKGKIYRLHDDGRVPEDNPKFEGKTPVPGLWSYGHRNPQGLDMDPRDGSLWDTEHGPRGGDELNLILPGHNYGWPVITYGMNYDGTPITGKTAEEGMDQPVTYWQPSIAACGLSFYRGDKFPKWKNDLFAGALAQQEIRRLRLVDHKVVEQEVVLKNIGRVRDVTDAPDGFIYVILNGPDRVIRLVPSE; from the coding sequence ATGAAACGCTTCCTCCTCTTGCCGCTGCTGCTGCCCGCGCTTTCCGCCCAGGACAAGCCCGACTTCTCCAAGATGAAGGCGGATCAGATCTTCGATCAGCTCTGCTCGAGCTGCCACGGCAAGGATCTCAGCGCGGGAGTCGGCGGCTCGCTCGTCGATGGCGAGTGGAAGCACGGCAGCTCGGATGACGAGCTGATGAAGTCGATCAAGGAAGGCAATGCCCAGCTCGGCATGACTCCGTTCAAGACCGTGCTCGACGACCGCCAGATCCGCTCGCTGGTCATCTTCATCCGCGAGAAGGAGAAGCAGGCCAAGGAGCGTGGCGTGGAATTTCCAAAGCCGGAGCCCGGGAAGGTCACCAAGACCCAGCACGAGGACTACAAGATCGAGATGGTCGTCGAGGACGGCCTCAAGAATCCCTGGGCCATCGCTTTCCTGCCGGACGGCCGCAAGCTGGTAACGGAGAAAGCCGGTCGCCTCCGCATTATCGAGGCCGATGGCAAGCTGAACCCGGAACCGGTGAAGGGTATCCCGACAATCATCGATCATGGACAGGGCGGCCTGATGGAAGTGGCGACCCACCCGGACTACGAGAAGAACGGCTGGATCTACCTCGGCTTCGCAGATGGCAAGCGCGAGGGCCGCGAGGTGAAGACCATCACCGCCTATGTCCGCGGCAAGCTGAAGGATGGCCAATGGAGCGACCAGGAATGGATCTGGAAGGCGGACCCGAAATTTTACGGCGGTGCCGGCGTCCACTTCGGCACCCGCATCGTCTTCGACAAAGGCTACATTTACTTCCCCGTCGGGGAGCGCGGTGGCTGGCATGACGCGCAGGATGTCGAGAATGCGAAGGGCAAGATCTACCGCCTCCACGACGACGGACGCGTGCCGGAAGACAACCCGAAGTTCGAGGGCAAGACTCCCGTTCCCGGCCTCTGGAGCTACGGCCACCGCAATCCGCAGGGCCTCGACATGGATCCCCGCGATGGTTCGCTCTGGGATACCGAGCACGGCCCGCGCGGCGGCGACGAGCTGAACTTGATCCTGCCCGGCCACAACTACGGCTGGCCCGTCATTACCTACGGGATGAACTACGACGGCACCCCGATCACCGGCAAGACCGCGGAGGAAGGCATGGACCAGCCTGTCACCTACTGGCAGCCGAGCATCGCCGCCTGCGGTCTTTCCTTCTACCGCGGCGATAAATTCCCGAAATGGAAAAATGATCTCTTCGCCGGCGCGCTTGCCCAGCAGGAGATCCGCCGCCTCCGCCTCGTCGATCACAAGGTCGTCGAGCAGGAGGTTGTGCTGAAGAACATCGGCCGCGTCCGAGACGTGACCGATGCTCCCGATGGATTCATTTATGTGATCTTGAACGGACCGGATCGTGTGATTCGCTTGGTTCCTTCGGAATGA
- a CDS encoding PQQ-dependent sugar dehydrogenase — MKPFAFLLLPAIAAAAPLSISAPPDAALVTPHRVETIATDLVVPWELRFLPDGRQIFTERVGRVRIIEKGKLLDEPALVLPAAQDNKMGLLGLALAPDFARTGLLFLAWDKALGNNRFELRMERYRLEGNKLVEPRTIVEGIAANRNHTGCRLEFGPDGKLYMSTGDADRQDDAQKLDHLHGKILRFNADGSVPQDNPFVGREAARPEIWSYGHRNPQGLAFQPGTGRLYESEHGPLHGDEVNLITKGANYGWPLISHRREAEGMLTPLIEITPAAGPGRLLFYQGTAFPELRGCLLMACLRGEGVFRISLGGDGLPTHVERLWHRKWGRIRFITEAPDGSLWMGTSMQDPAEGKPREGDDRIIRLVPDPAGTVETVAGQEAAPVVLTPETTDAETIIAAACSACHGAGLAGGEKRGLLSGEFKHLKDLAELERIIRDGVPAAGMPPAGGLLTESQISKVADYIRAKRR, encoded by the coding sequence ATGAAACCGTTCGCGTTCCTCCTCCTTCCCGCCATCGCGGCTGCCGCGCCGCTCTCGATCTCTGCTCCACCCGATGCCGCGCTCGTCACGCCGCACCGGGTGGAGACCATCGCGACGGACCTGGTCGTCCCATGGGAACTGCGCTTCCTGCCGGACGGTCGCCAGATCTTCACCGAACGGGTCGGACGCGTCCGGATCATCGAGAAGGGTAAGCTGCTGGATGAACCGGCGCTCGTCCTGCCCGCCGCGCAGGACAACAAGATGGGTCTGCTCGGCCTCGCGCTCGCGCCGGATTTCGCGCGGACCGGCCTGCTCTTCCTCGCTTGGGATAAGGCACTCGGAAACAACCGCTTCGAGCTCCGCATGGAGCGCTACCGCTTGGAAGGGAACAAGCTGGTCGAACCGAGGACCATTGTCGAAGGCATCGCCGCCAACCGCAACCACACCGGCTGCCGTCTTGAGTTCGGTCCGGACGGCAAGCTCTACATGAGCACCGGCGACGCCGACCGGCAGGACGACGCGCAGAAGCTCGATCACCTTCACGGCAAGATCCTGCGTTTTAATGCTGACGGCTCCGTGCCGCAGGATAACCCCTTCGTCGGCCGGGAAGCCGCCCGCCCCGAGATCTGGTCCTACGGCCACCGCAATCCGCAGGGCCTCGCCTTCCAACCCGGCACCGGTCGCCTCTACGAGTCCGAGCACGGCCCCCTCCACGGCGATGAGGTGAACCTGATCACAAAAGGCGCGAACTACGGCTGGCCGCTCATCAGCCATCGCCGGGAAGCGGAGGGCATGCTCACCCCGCTGATCGAGATCACCCCCGCCGCCGGCCCGGGTCGCCTGCTCTTCTACCAAGGCACCGCCTTCCCGGAACTGCGCGGTTGCCTGCTCATGGCCTGCCTGCGCGGGGAGGGCGTCTTCCGCATCTCCCTCGGCGGCGATGGCCTGCCGACCCATGTCGAGCGCCTCTGGCACCGCAAGTGGGGTCGCATCCGCTTCATCACCGAGGCGCCCGACGGCTCGCTCTGGATGGGCACCTCCATGCAGGACCCTGCCGAGGGTAAGCCGCGCGAAGGTGACGACCGCATCATCCGTCTTGTTCCAGATCCGGCTGGCACGGTCGAGACGGTGGCAGGTCAGGAGGCTGCGCCGGTCGTGCTTACCCCGGAAACGACGGATGCCGAGACGATCATCGCTGCCGCCTGCTCCGCTTGTCACGGAGCCGGGCTCGCGGGAGGGGAGAAGCGCGGCTTGCTTTCCGGCGAGTTCAAGCATCTGAAGGATCTTGCCGAGCTTGAACGGATCATCCGCGATGGCGTGCCCGCCGCTGGCATGCCTCCCGCCGGAGGCTTGCTCACGGAAAGCCAGATTTCGAAAGTGGCGGACTATATCCGTGCGAAACGACGCTAA